ATGCTTATTAAGCATATCAAGCATTCTTTTCGAAAAGATCTTATCTATCACTTCACACATACTAAAAACCTCATCTAACACAAGGTAAACAACAACTAATATTTTAAAGCATCATAAGTAATGATTCTTATAATAGAATATGTTAATATAATTATGCTACTACAATAAAGAAAAAATATAAACATATAATAATAAAAAGGAAAATATGCTAAAACACTATGTCTTAAACATGCTAAACTTAAAACATGCTATCAATGAAATGATATTTTCACCTTCAGGATTTAGAAAAATATTTGCAAAATCAAAAGATGAAAATTCAACAGATTATGAAATAAATGATGATGACAAAATACTAATTGCTCTTATAACCTTTACAATATCAAATTATCTCAAAGACAAACCAAAAGAATATATCAATATAGGACTAGATTCAAGAGCAACTGGAAATATAATCTCAGAGATAACAATCAAGACACTAATCTTAAATAATGATAATGTCAATTTTTTTGGAATACTCCCAATACCAGAAATCCTAGCTCACACAAAGATAAGCCAAAATTCAAAAGGATTTATATACATTTCCGCAAGTCATAATCCCAAAGGATATAACGGCATTAAAACAGGCTTAGATGATGGAGGAGTATTAAATTCAAATGAAATAAAGAAAATAATATCTCAAATCAAAGTCAACATTAAAAATAAAAATCTAATAAATAATCTAATAAAAAAGCTACAAAATTTTAATACTAATGCTTCGCACTTAAAAACATATGAAACAATTATCACTACACAGAACCAAAACAAACTAAAATCTTATAACTCATATAAATCACTAATGCAACAAATAATATATTCAGATAAACATAATCAAAAAAATATTGATATCTTAAAAGAAAATATCAAAAAAGAACCCATAGGAATAATAGGTGAAATGAATGGTAGCTCTCGTATTAACTCAATCGATAAAGAGATAATTGAATCTCTGGGAATAAAATCAGAATTTCATAACACTGAAATTGGTATCTTTAAACACGGAATGACTCCTGAAGGAACCTCTTTAAATATGTGCAAACAAATACTAGAACAAAAGTTTAAAAAAGACAATGATTTCCAATTAGGATATGTCCCTGATTGTGATGGAGATAGAGGCAATTTGGTTACTATTCAGAAACAAGAACAAGCAACTATTATTGCACCACAAAAAATATTTGCACTATCAGTACTCTCAGAACTTAGCTATCTATACTATATGGATATTAAAGATAACTTGGCCGTCGTAGTTAATGATGCAACCTCACTAAATATTGAAAAAATTGCCTCTTTATTCAACACAAAAGTTTACAGAGTTGAAGTCGGTGAAGCCAACTTAACTGAAATGGCCGACATTTTACGAAACCAAGGATTAGTAGTAAAAATTTTTGGAGAAGGCTCAAATGGAGGAAATATTACATACCCCTCAAAAGTAAGAGACCCACTAACAACTGTCCTTAGTATCATAAAACTTCTTAAAATTAAAGATCTTTATAAAATATGGTGTAAACTTTCCAATAATTCATAATCAGTTAGCATAACATAAACTATATGTTTACATTACTTTCTAAAATTTTCTCCACATTTCTCCTCACATCATTCCATGTCTTTGATATACCCATTAAATTTTTAGCATTTTTCACAACTTCTACTGCAACTTTTCTAGTCTTACTTGTACCTTCAAATATCACCTCATCAACATAACCTTTTTTGGATTTAAAAAATTCTCTTCTTTCCCTAATTGGCATTAAAAATTGATTCAAAACTCCAAAAAGCCTCTTTTTAACTTCAACATCTCCAATTGTACCTTTTTTATATCTAGTCTTAAGCTCATAAAGCTCATCAATATTACTATTAAAAAGGTCATGATAAATAAAAACAGGGTTGCCATCAACTTCTCCTGGCATATCTGCTCTCACCCTTTTAGGATCTGTAAACATAGACATAACCTTCTTGCGTAATGTTTCCTCATCATCACTTAGAAATATTGCATTACCAAGGCTTTTGCTCATCTTAGTCTTACCATAAATGCCCACAAGAGCCTGAGAATCTGTAAAGATAGCTTCAGGAATTGGAAAAAAATTTTCTCCATAAAGATAATTGAATTTCCTTGCAAGTTCCCTTGTAAGTTCAACATGAGCTTCATTATCACGCCCAACTGGAACTAAATTAGACTTTACCATCAAAATATCCGCACTCATAAGAACAGGATAACCTAAAAGTCCATAAGGAACTTCAGTCAACCCAGCAGCGATACTCATGTCCTTTATACTAGGGATCCTTTGCAGGCGATTAACCATAACAATCATTGACAGTATTAAATTTAACTCCAAAAGCTCAGGTATAGCTGATTGCAAATAGATATTAACTTTTTCAGGATTAATTCCACAAGCTAGATAATCCAAAACCATTTCTCTAACATTAACAGATATCTTACTAATATTTTCTAAATATGGCTTTGTAGTAAGAGTATGCAAATCTGCTATAATAATATAGGTTTCATATTCTCCCTGATATTTTAATCTATTAACAATAGAGCCAA
The DNA window shown above is from Borrelia anserina Es and carries:
- the trpS gene encoding tryptophan--tRNA ligase, with amino-acid sequence MQRKVILTGDRPTGPLHLGHYVGSIVNRLKYQGEYETYIIIADLHTLTTKPYLENISKISVNVREMVLDYLACGINPEKVNIYLQSAIPELLELNLILSMIVMVNRLQRIPSIKDMSIAAGLTEVPYGLLGYPVLMSADILMVKSNLVPVGRDNEAHVELTRELARKFNYLYGENFFPIPEAIFTDSQALVGIYGKTKMSKSLGNAIFLSDDEETLRKKVMSMFTDPKRVRADMPGEVDGNPVFIYHDLFNSNIDELYELKTRYKKGTIGDVEVKKRLFGVLNQFLMPIRERREFFKSKKGYVDEVIFEGTSKTRKVAVEVVKNAKNLMGISKTWNDVRRNVEKILESNVNI